The proteins below are encoded in one region of Silene latifolia isolate original U9 population chromosome 2, ASM4854445v1, whole genome shotgun sequence:
- the LOC141641359 gene encoding uncharacterized protein LOC141641359, giving the protein MRGTGLRLVLKSPQGDLIAQAVSCEFKAINNEAESETLIAGLKVTSTPGYPKANGQAKSSNKVVISCLEKKLKKRKGRWPEELPLVLWADRTTPKTSTDQTPYSMVYGCEAVIPAEIHVPTTSCNLNTVEENQPLMQDSLTLAKELSDAAKIRIASYQQTVTRSYNKNVNIRVFREGDLVLRNVFLNTKDKNAGKLDLA; this is encoded by the exons ATGAGAGGAACTGGCCTAAGactagtactaaaatcaccacaaggGGATTTAATAGCTCAAGCTGTCAGTTGTGaatttaaagcaataaataatgAAGCTGAAAGTGAAACCCTGATAGCTGGACTTAAG GTGACCTCTacaccaggctatccaaaagccaacggccaGGCTAAATCCAGCAACAAAGTGGTAATTAGCTGCCTGgagaaaaagctaaagaaaagAAAAGGCAGATGGCCTGAAGAACTCCCTctagtcctctgggctgacagaactacacctaaaacaTCAACAGACCAGACACCTTACTCCatggtctatggctgtgaagcagtaatTCCAGCAGAAATCCATGTACCAACTACCAGTTGCAACCTGAATACCGTGGAGGAGAACCAGCCGCTGATGCAAGACAGTTTGACCTTAGCTAAGGAGCTGAGCGATGCAGCCAAGATCAGAATAGCCTCCTACCAACAAACGGTAACTAGAAGCTATAATAAAAATGTTAACATCAGAGTATTCAGGGAAGGGGACCTAGTCCTACGAAACGTCTTCCTAAATACAAAGGACAAGAATGCCGGCAAACTTGACCTTGCATAG